In the Candidatus Electrothrix rattekaaiensis genome, one interval contains:
- a CDS encoding DUF4340 domain-containing protein yields the protein MMKAIIYAAAALLILQIGLTVAVHQQQATNLESTAPDSAFLSFAPDSISSILIKGSENKELVLQKSDNGWIMPGAFSASASTRQVDDLLQKLTDARQGLAVATSKGAAQRFKTAEDDFERHVILKQGDSVVGDIYLGTSAGMRNSHVRKAGEDIVVSIPVGSHEVDVEADSWLDRTLADLNKDELKAVALGDISLSRKEEDKKMVWLLDGATKEETESTEVDSLLNKVTAISVQSVLDPATSAELFTKDPAVQFTVTKQDDSTVTYAFAKKDDKEDNKEDEYFVLKMSNNELYFKVGKWLVEGLAEMKREKLLVGYEEKKEETPAVQPAVQPAVPIPEQEAPQADVPDQEGYPVPEQETEQETEQEPDQEVLPDFLAEEDDEVVPVQEAVQEEDLKDEPVDSAESVESVESVQDAESAEQEQVETEVATEPAAPEPDVEAEVPAESETPAETVEQSASEPVPAEGSEQEQKQEVVPAEEAAE from the coding sequence ATGATGAAGGCAATAATTTATGCAGCCGCAGCCTTGCTTATTCTTCAGATCGGACTGACCGTGGCTGTGCATCAGCAACAGGCAACAAATCTTGAATCCACAGCACCGGACTCGGCCTTTCTCTCCTTTGCTCCTGACAGCATAAGCTCGATTCTTATCAAGGGGTCGGAGAATAAGGAGCTGGTTCTGCAAAAGAGCGATAACGGCTGGATCATGCCGGGTGCTTTTTCCGCGTCTGCGAGTACACGTCAGGTCGATGATCTGCTGCAAAAGCTCACCGATGCCCGCCAAGGTCTGGCTGTCGCCACGAGCAAAGGTGCGGCTCAACGTTTTAAAACGGCTGAGGATGACTTTGAACGCCATGTGATCCTGAAGCAGGGCGATTCTGTTGTCGGGGATATTTATCTCGGTACTTCTGCCGGAATGCGGAACAGCCATGTCCGCAAGGCCGGTGAGGACATCGTGGTCAGTATTCCGGTGGGGAGTCATGAGGTTGATGTGGAGGCTGACAGCTGGCTGGATCGTACCCTGGCTGACTTGAACAAGGATGAACTTAAAGCGGTTGCCTTGGGTGATATTTCCTTGAGCAGGAAAGAAGAGGATAAGAAAATGGTTTGGCTGCTGGACGGTGCAACCAAAGAGGAAACCGAGAGCACAGAGGTGGATTCGCTGCTGAATAAGGTGACAGCTATCTCAGTGCAGTCGGTTCTTGATCCTGCAACATCAGCTGAGCTCTTTACAAAGGATCCGGCGGTTCAGTTCACTGTGACCAAGCAGGACGACAGCACGGTGACCTATGCCTTTGCTAAGAAAGATGACAAGGAGGATAACAAGGAGGATGAGTATTTTGTCCTCAAGATGTCGAATAATGAGCTGTACTTCAAGGTCGGCAAGTGGCTGGTTGAGGGGTTGGCTGAGATGAAGCGGGAAAAGCTGCTGGTTGGTTATGAGGAAAAGAAGGAAGAGACTCCCGCAGTGCAACCCGCAGTGCAACCCGCTGTTCCAATCCCTGAGCAGGAAGCACCGCAGGCTGATGTACCGGATCAGGAAGGATATCCGGTTCCTGAGCAGGAAACGGAGCAGGAGACGGAGCAGGAACCGGACCAGGAGGTTCTGCCTGATTTCCTTGCGGAAGAGGATGATGAAGTAGTACCTGTGCAGGAAGCTGTGCAGGAGGAGGATCTGAAAGATGAGCCTGTTGACTCTGCTGAGTCTGTAGAGTCTGTAGAGTCTGTACAGGATGCTGAATCTGCTGAGCAGGAACAGGTAGAGACAGAGGTAGCAACGGAACCTGCCGCACCTGAACCTGATGTTGAGGCGGAAGTTCCTGCTGAATCTGAGACACCGGCAGAAACGGTGGAGCAGTCAGCCAGTGAGCCTGTTCCGGCTGAAGGTTCTGAACAGGAACAGAAGCAGGAGGTAGTTCCTGCGGAAGAGGCTGCTGAATAG